The sequence GAGCGCGTCGGCAACGGCAAGGGACCGAGCTGCGACATCGCCGTCGACCCGATCGACGGCACGTCGCTGACGGCCGCCGGCCGGCAGAACGCGCTGTCGGTCATCGCGGTCGCCGATCGGGGCACCATGCTCGATGCGTCGAGCGTCTTCTACATGGACAAGATCGTGACGGATGCCTCGGGCCGAGGCGTCGTCGACATCAGGAAGCCGATCGGTGAGAACCTGCGCGCGCTGGCGGCGGCGAAGGGCAAGGACGTCGGCGAGCTCCGGGTCGCGGTGCTGAACCGGCCCCGCCACGAGCAGCTGATCGCCGACATCCGCGAGGCGGGTGCCGGAACCCGGCTCATCAGCGACGGCGACGTCGCCGGTGGCATCAATGCCGCCCGCTACGAGTCCCGTATCGACATGTGCGTGGGCATCGGCGGCAGCCCCGAGGGCATCACCACGGCGTGCGCCATCAAGGCGCTCGGCGGCTTCATGCAGGGCCGGCTGGCGCCGAAGGACGACGCGGAGCGCGCTCGCGGCGAGGCTGCGGGGCTCGACTGCGACCGGGTGTACGAGCTCGACGACCTCGTGCGCAGCGACAACACCTTCTTCGTCGCCACCGGCGTGACCGACGGTGAGCTCGTCGACGGGGTGCGCAAGAAGGGCCCGATCATCCGCACCGAGAGCATCGTGCTGCGCGGTCGTTCCGGGACGATCCGCCGTGTGATCGCCGATCACCTCGCGGAGAAGTGGCTCGACGAAGCCGACCGCTGAGCTGCGGCGCGCTCGCGCGCTGCGGCGCGCTCGTGCGCTGCGTGTGGGCTCGTGCGCGCTTCGATCTGATCCCTGCTCAGGAAGAATGCGGCGACTCGCCGGGCCGGAGGCTCCCCGGGGCGGCGTGTCGGCTGCCTGTTCCTGAGCAGGGATGCTCGCGGCGATGCGGCCCGACCGGCCGGCCGGCCAACGTAGTTGTGCGCCGGCGGCGACGAGCCGCATGTCGGTGTGCAGGAAGCCGGTGTGCAGGAAGCCGGTGTGCAGAGGCCGGTGTGCAGAGGCCGGTGTGCAGAAATGAGTGGATGTCAGGGGTCTCCGCGAGAATGGTTCGGTGATCGACGCAGACCGGCTGCCCCGTGCGCTGAAACCGTTCGCCTCCGGGCAGTACCGGCTGCTCGTGGGCGCGCTCGCGGCGTCGCTGCTGTCCGCCGGAGCCTGGCTCGTCGCGGCCGTGTGGCAGGTCGTCGAGCTCGGTGGGTCGCCGATCGACCTGTCGTTCGTCGCGGTCGGTTCGAGCCTCGGGCTCGTGCTCGCGGTGCTCATCGGCGGCGTCGTTGCCGACCGAGTCCCGCAGCGACGCATCCTGATCGTGGTCGAGATCGTGCGCGGCATCGCGTTCGCGGTGGCGGCCGTGCTCGCGGGCACGGGAGTCATCGAGGTCTGGCACATCGCCGCCCTCTCGTTCGTGTTCGGGCTGGCTGACGGGTTCTTCTACCCGGCGTACTCGGCCTGGCTGCCCGCCATCCTGCCTGCCGAGCAGCTGCTTGCGGCGAACGGCGTCGAAGGGGTGCTCCGGCCCGCGGTCATGCAGGCCGCGGGGCCGGCCGTCGCGAGCGCGCTCATCGCGATCCAGGCGCCGTGGCTCGCCTTCGCCGTGGTGGCCGTGCTACAGGGCGTCGCCGTCGTCGTGCTCGCGCTCATGCGCACGACCGCCGTGCGCCGCGACCTCGAAGGGCTCGACACGCACCCGGTGCGCCAGGCGTTCATCGATCTCCGCGACGGGTTCTCCTATCTGCTCAAGACACGCTGGCTGTTCGCCACGCTGGTGTTCTCGATCGTCCTGGTGTTCCTCATCATGGGGCCGATCGAGGTGCTGCTGCCGTTCGCGGTGAAAGATCAGACCGGGGGTGGGGCGGGCGCGTTCGCGTTGGCGTTGGCCGCCTTCGGCCTCGGGGGAGCGGTCGGCTCGCTCGCGGTCGCCTCCCGGCCGCTGCCGCGCCGCTATCTGACGCTCATGATCCTCGCGTGGGGCGTGGGCTGCGTGCCGCTCGCGATCATCGGGTTCACTTCGTGGCTGTGGGTCATGGTGATCGCGCTGTTCATCGTCGGGGTGCTGTTCGACGGCGCCCAGGTCGTGTGGGGCACACTGCTGCAGCGGCGAGTGCCGCCGTCGATGCTCGGGCGCGTGTCGAGCCTCGACTTCTTCGTCTCGCTTGCCCTGATGCCGATCTCGATGGCGGTGGCGGGCCCGGTCGGTGAGGCGATCGGGCTCGCGCCGGCGTTCCTCATCGCCGGACTCGTGCCGCCCGTACTCGCGATCGTGACGCTGGCTGTGGCCAAGCTCGGCGCCGACGAGCTCGCGCACCCGCTCGACAGCGCGCCGCCCGACCCGACGATCGTCACGGGCGCCGAGGCCGCGGCCGGATTCCAGGCGCCCGCCGACGAGCCGCACCCGCCCGTCGAAGATCGCTGACCTGCCCGGGCGCGATCGCACTCCGTCCCGCGGGGCGCGATCGCGGCTCCATCCCGCTGAGCGTGGCCGGGCCACGCGCGCGACGATCAGCGCCCACCGCATCTGCTGCGGAACCGTGCGCCGCCCGACACGGATTCCGGGCCGGGCGGCACACGTGGAGTGCGCAGCGCGTGATGGCGGCCGAGTGGAGATGGGGGGGAATCGAACCCCCGTCCGCTGCCGTGAGTCGGCGTCTTCTCCGGGTGCAGCCGGTGTGCGTGAGTTGCTCGGTCCTGGAGCGCGCCACCGGCAGCAATCTCCAACGAACCCAGTCTCAGCATTCGTCCTTCTGATGCGCTGAGACACCGCATCGAAGCAAGCTCTCTCACTGACGCCAGAACCGGATCGAGAGCGTCTCCGGACTGACGGTTCCTACCGGAGCCGGTGACTAGGCCGCGAGGCCGTAGTTCTGCTGCGAAGGAACAGAGCTGATCTTCTCGGCACCTATGTGGCGCCGGGTGCGTTCACGAGATGACCCGGCATCCTCGACCCGCTTCCCGCCGGTTCGCCGTCACCGTCGGAACCGATCATCCCCATGAAGTGGGCCACCATCACGCACTGTGCAATTTCCAATCGCTGCCTAAGCAGGTGAATATGAGCATGCGATCAGCGGGGGATCGCGTTGGAGGTCGGATTTCGTGTCGGAGGTCGAGAACGTTCGACCTCCGACACGAAATCCGACCTCCAACGCGCGCGGCCTGGGGCTGCGGCGCGAGACGGTTCAGGCCTTGATGACGCTGAGGACGTTGCCGGCCGGGTCGCGGAACCAGGCGATGTCGGGGCCCATGCCGGCCGCCTCCCCATGCATGATGCCGCGCTCGTCGGTGCCGTAGTCGTTCGGCGACTCGTAGATCTTGGTGATCACGCCCGCAGCATTGAGCTCGTCGACGGCCGCGTCGAGGTCGTCGACGACGAAGTTCAGGATCGTGAACGAGGCCGGCGTGTGCTCGTCCTTCGGGTAGACGAACACGTGCTGGCCGGATGGCAGCGTGAGCCGCAGCCCGCCCATCTCGTCGGCGACGTCGAGCCCGATCGCCTCGCCGTAGAACCGTCGTGCCGCCTCCACGTCGTCGACGCTGAATCCCTGGAACGCATCCCTCATCGTCACCATCTGATCCACCCCTCTCCAACCAACCGCGTGCGAAGTCGAAAACTGGGTTGACAGGCTTCTCTGCACGCCGCCAACCCACTTCCGGACTTCCAACGCGAGTCGCGGCGCCAGCCGCCGCCGCCGCTGCTGGACGCCAGCATCGCAGACCGTCGCGTTGTCGTCGAGGGTGCGAACGGCGTCGCGCGAATGAGGACATTCGCCCCTGACGCGCAGGACGTCGCAACCGAGAGGCTGGCGACGCCGGCGCATCGGCGGCGATCACCATTCACCCGACGAGAGGGCATCATGTCCACCGAAGCTCAGAGGTCCACGGCAGGCGAGCAGGCGACGACGGTTGTCGCCGGGCGCCGTCGCCCGACCCGCACGTGGGCCGCAGCGGGCATCGCCGCCGCCGTCCTGTCATTCGCGAGTGTCTTCCTGTCGATGATGCTCTCGCCCGAGTACATTCCCGGATCGGTCATCACGGCGGCGGACATCGATGCGGGGTTGCAAGCGAAGCTGCCGGTGTTGATCGCGTTCCACATCGTCACGGCCGCCTCGGCACTCCTGGTGGTCGTGTTCGCTGCCGGCCTGCATCGACGGCTCGCGACGCCCCTGCCGGATCGGTCGACGGTTCCCTTGATCGCGTTCGCGGGGCTCCTGCTCGTGGCCGTGTCGCAGCTCCTCGGCTCAGGGCTCGACACCGAGTTCCTGTTCGGCATCGGCGACACCGCGATCAACCTGCCGAGCGACATCGGCTTCTACTCGCACTGGATCGCCACTATTCCGTGGCTGTGGGCGGGCGCCGGGCTCGCTGCGCTCGCGATCGCCGTCGCACGCCGCGAAGGCGCGGTGCCCGCGTGGCTGGGAGTCACGAGTCTCGTGCTCGGCGCGCTCACCGTGCTGATCGCCCTGTCGCCGTTGCAGTACATGGCCGCCGGCCCCGGCATCCTCTGGCTGCTCGTCGTCTCGATCGGCTTCATGACCGAGCCGCGGCTCACCCGCGCCTGAGTCGCGCGAGACGCTCGAGCGAGATCGGCTCGAGCGAGATCGGCTCGCGCGAGGCCGGGCGGCCTAGATCGAGCGGATCTCGGGGTCGATGTCGGCGAGGAGGAACCCGTCGACCTCCGCCTCAGCCTCGACCTCCGCCTCGATTTCGACGTCGACCTCCGCCTCGACCTCCGCCGCGGCGTCGGGCCCCGCGGCAGCGGGCTCGACCGCCGCGGCGGCCGTGAACTCATATGCGGCGAGCTCGCGGGGGCTCTCTTCGATGCCCTCGAGGGTCGCGAGCACCTTCGTCTCGTCGAGCGCCTTGAGCTTGCGTGCGGTCGGCAGGACGCGGGTCTCGAGCGAGCCCACGAACGCGTTGTAGTCCTTCACGCTGCGTTCGATCGTGCGACCGAGCTTCTCGATCTGGCCTGCGGTCGTGGACAGACGAGAGTAGAGCTCGCGGCTGAGGTCGAAGAGCGTCTTCGCCTCTTTCGTGAGCACATCCTGCTGCCAGCTGAACGCGACGGTCTTGAGCACCGACCAGAGCGTGACGGGCGAGGCGAGGGCGACGCGCTTGGCGAAGGCGTACTCGAGCAGCGAGGGGTCGGCCTCGAGCGCGCTGGAGATCAGCGACTCGCTCGGGATGAACGCGATGACCATCTCGGGGGAGGCGCCGAGCCCTGCCCAGTAGGTCTTGCCGCCGAGTGCCGTGATGTGGTCGCGGACCGCCTTCACGTGGCTCTTCATGAGCCGTTCGCGCTCCGCACCCTCGGCGCCCGTCGCCATCACGGGGATCTGGCTGGCCTCGAGGTACGCGTTGAACGGTACCTTGGCGTCGACCGCGATGTGCTTGCCGCCCGGCAGGTGGATGACCATGTCGGGGCGGCCGGCGCCAGCGTCGGTCGTGATCGAGTGCTGGGTGTCGAAATCGACGCGTTCGAGCAGACCGGCTGCCTCGACGACGCTCCGGAGCTGGGTCTCGCCCCACACGCCGCGCGTGCTGTTCGAACGCAGCGCAGAGGCGAGCGACTCGGCGGTGGAGCGAAGACGCTCCTCGTTCTCGGCCGCGATCTTGAGCTGCTGGCTCAGCTCACCGTGCTGCTGGTGGCGCTGCGTCTCGAGCGCGGAGACCTTCGACTGCATGTCGGTGAGGGTCTGCTTGACCGGCGCGAGCGCCTGCAGCACTTTGCTCTCGGCGGCCTCTCGCTGCTCGCGCTCCCGAATCTCGTCGCGTTGACGCTCGACGATCTCGCGGTACTGGGCCCGGGCGGTCTCGATCTGCTCACGCAGACCGCCGGCCGTCGCCTCGATCGATGCGAGCTCGGCCCTGAGCTCGGCCTGCACGCGCCGCTCATCGGCCTGCAGTCGCGCCTGCTCGGCGGCATGGCTCGCGCGCAGGTCGGCCTGCTCGGCGGCGGCGGCGGCCTGCAGGGCGGCGATCTCGGCCAGGTGCCGTGCTTCGACGAGCGCGGGGTCTTCCGCGGGCTCGGCGGGCGCGGTCGCCTCGGTGGCGCGACGCGACAGCACGAACCAGGTGCCGAGCGCGCCGATCGCGAGCCCGAGCACGACGCCGATGACCAGCAGCAGGATCTCCATGCCCGAAAGTGTCGCAGGCCCCGCCGACATCGGCGGCGAGGTCGCTCGGCGAGCGGGATTCCCGGCCCGTGGGTCGCGTCGTCTCCGCCTTACTGCAGCGCCATCGGCCCGTGGGCCGCGGCCTGCTCGCGACGGGCGACCGGCCCCAGTGCACCGACCCGCACGGCTGTGACCTTCGCGAGCCCGGCGAGGTCCACGGCCCCGTGTCGCTTCGCAGCGTGGCTGACGATCGCCGCGCACGCCAGCGCGTCGTCGAGCGCGTTGTGGTGCGCGAAGTCCTCGAAGCCCGCGGCCATGGCCGCGACCGGCAACCGGTACGACTCGAGGTGATACGTCTTCCGCGCGACCTGCAGGCTGCACACGTACGAGTGGTTCGGCACCTCGAGCGCGAACACCTCGGTCGTCTTCGCGATGACGCCCATGTCGAACCCGGCGTTGTGTGCGACCAGCCAGTCCTCCTCCGCGAACTCACGGAACGCGGGCAATTGCTCGGCCCAGGTCGGCGCGTCGAGGATCATGCTGCGGGTGATGCCGTGGATGCGTACATTCCACTCGTTGAACTCATCGTGCGGGAACGGCGGCTGCAGCAGCCAGTAGGCCCGGTCGACCACGCGACCGTCGCGCACCTTCACGAGTCCGACCGAGCACGCGGAGGCGCCCGACGAATTGGCGGTCTCGAAATCGATCGCGGTGAAGTCCACTGGCACGCCGAGCATCGTCGCACGTGCCGCCGACGGTTGACGGATGCCTCGCCGCGGGCGTGGAATGGCGTCAGCGAATCATCCTCGACGCGAAGCATCCGTCTGCATCGCGAGGCGTGTGCCTCCTGTGCGAGGCATCCGTTCGAAAGGCAGGCGATCCGTGACCGACGCACCCGACGCGCCCGTCGTGCCCGACCCGTCCGACCCGCGGACCCAGCAGACGGCGCGCTCGTTCGGCGGCGCGGCATCCGTCTATCAGGCCTCGCGGCCGGGCTACCCGGTCGAGGCCGTCGCCTGGCTCGTCGGCGATGCCGTGACGGTGCTCGACCTCGGCGCCGGCACCGGAAAGCTCACCGAGGCGCTGGTCGCGCTCGACCGCGACGTCATCGCGGTCGACCCGGTCGAGGAGATGCTCGAGGAGCTCGAGGTCCGCGTGCCGGGAGTGCCGCGCATCCTGGGCGTCGCCGAGGAGATCCCGCTCGATGACGACTCGGTCGACGCCGTGGTGGCCGGCCAGGCGTGGCACTGGTTCCAATCCGAGCGTGCGCTCCCCGAGATCGCCCGAGTGCTCCGCCCGGGCGGCACCCTCGGCCTCGTCTGGAACAGCCGCGACAGCCGTGAAGGATGGGTGCGCGAAGCGGGCGAACTGATGCACGAGCGCTACGACGCGAGCACCACCTATGCGTCGACGGTGCGCGTCGGGCCGCCGTTCGGTCGCGTCGAGGAGCATCGGGTCGAGTGGGTGCAGCGGATGACGCGCGCGACCTTCCTCGATCTCGTGCGGTCGCGCTCGCACTATCTGACGGCATCGCCGGACGACCAGCGTGAGACCATCGCCGCCGTCGAGACGCTGCTGCTCACGCACCCCGACCTCGCGGGCGCCGCCGAGCTCGCCGTCCCGTATGTGACGCACTGCTTCCGCAGCCGGCTCGAGGGCTGATTCGCCCGATCGGGCGCGGACTGCCAGGTGCACCCCGGTACGATGGACGCCCGTGGCACTCACCATCGGAATCGTCGGTCTCCCGAACGTCGGCAAGTCGACCCTGTTCAACGCGCTCACCAAGAACCAGGTGCTCGCGGCCAACTACCCGTTCGCGACGATCGAGCCGAACATCGGCGTGGTGAACCTGCCCGACCCGCGGCTCGAGACGCTCGCCGGCATCTTCGGGTCCGAGCGCATCCTGCCGGCGGCGGTGTCGTTCGTCGACATCGCGGGCATCGTGCGCGGGGCGTCCGAAGGCGAGGGCCTCGGCAACAAGTTCCTCGCGAACATCCGCGAGGCCGACGCGATCGCGCAGGTCGTGCGAGGGTTCGAGGACTCCGACGTCGTGCACGTCGACGGCGCGGTCGACCCGAAGTCCGACATGGAGACCATCAACACCGAGCTCATCCTCGCCGACCTCGAGACGCTCGAGCGCGCCATCGCGCGGTACGAGAAGGAGGTCAAGGGCCGGAAGCTCGACCCGTCGGTGCTCGCGGCCGCCAAGGAGGCGCTCGAGGCGTTGCAGGCCGGCACACCGTTGTCCGCGGCATCCGTCGACCTCGAGCCGATCAAGGAGCTCGGTCTGCTCACCGCGAAGCCCTTCATCTACGTCTTCAACGTCGATGAGGCGGTGCTGACGGATGCCTCCCGCAAGGCGGAGCTCGCCGCGCTCGTCGCCCCTGCCGAGGCCGTGTTCCTCGACGCGAAGATCGAGTCGGAGCTCATCGACCTCGACGCCGCCGACGCGGCCGAGCTGCTGGCGTCGACCGGCCAGGAGGAGTCGGGTCTCGACCAGCTCGCGCGCGTCGGCTTCGACACCCTCGGCCTGCAGACCTACCTCACCGCGGGCCCGAAGGAGTCGCGCGCCTGGACCATCCCGAAGGGCGCCAAGGCGCCCCAGGCGGCCGGCGTGATCCACACCGACTTCGAGCGCGGGTTCATCAAGGCCGAGGTCATCTCGTTCGAGGACCTCGTGGCGACGGGATCCGTGGCCGAAGCGCGCGCCAAGGGCAAAGCCCGCATGGAGGGCAAGGACTACGTCATGCAGGACGGCGACGTGGTGGAGTTCCGCTTCAACGTGTGAGTCGGGAGCGGGCGAGCGCGAAGTCCAGCGGGTGGCGTGATCGTTCAGGTATGCCAGAGGCCGAGCGCGGCTCCCAGGGCACCGATCCACAGAAGTCCGATCCCGCTCGAGACCAGCACCAGGACGACGCCCGCCAGGTATCGTCCTACCGCGGAGTAGGAACCGCCCCGATCTTCGATGATCTGGCCCGCGACCTGCTCGAACGGTCGCTCGTGCCACCTCCCCGTGCCCAGAACGAGGAGGACGCGGAATCGTCGGTCGCGAAGCGCGAGCACGAACGTCGAGTACCCGCGCCCCGGCAGGGTGACTCGAACCGCCCGAATGGATGCGATCTCAACGCGACGTCGGCCGAGAGCGGTTTTGCCCGCGAGCATGCGCCCGTCCGAATCCACCAGTGCCAGCGAGCTCACCGGCAAGAGGAGGAATGGCCAGGCGACTCCAAGGGCAACGAGGAACACGATGGTCACGTTGACGATCCAGTGTGATGGCAGGCCTGCCACCTGAGGGGATCCAGTCCAGACATCGTTCGTGAACCAGCACACCGCGGTGACGAGGAGGAACATCGCGAGGAATGTGCGCCCGACCACGAGGAGGACTCGTGCGATCTTCGTTCGCTTCGGCGGGAACGACGTCGGCGAGGTATCGGTCTCGGCGCCGGTTGTGTTGTGTCGAATCGGAGGCACGGCGAAAGGTCCCGGTCAGTCCGGGAGCGAGCTCGGACGGATGCTCGTCCGACTACCGACGAGATCGGTGTGGCCCCGTGGCTCGTTGTCCCGGCCGAGGGAGTCCATCTGATTGCGCACAGTCGGATCGTAGCGCGGGGGCGTCTGACCGTGCGCGGGACCGGATCTGACCGGGCATATGCGAGATTGGGCTGGTGCTCGCGCAGAGGTTTGGCAACTTCGAAGCTGTTGACGACGCGATCGATGACCTGGCGGAACGCGAATCGAACAGTGGTGATTCGCAGATTCCACTCGCGCGTCGGGCCTTGACTGAGAAGGTGCGTCGCATTGAGCAGGCCATCGGCGAAGGCATTAGCGAACATCGAATCCATGATCATGATTCACGACTGCATAATCCGCGGATCGTGGACGTTGGCTCAGCGCGAGAACTGACGTCGGGTGAGTTTGTGATGCCCGTTCACAACGTAACGTCGTGGAGTTCCGCTTCAACGTGTGATCTCGTCCTCGTCCTCCGCGACGACCCGTTCGAAGGCGTCGGGAAGCCGGAACCGCTGCGGCATGCGCCCGCTGAGGCCTGGTCCCGGCGCATCGATGAGGCGAACCGTCTGGTCTATGTGGTGAACGACGCCCACCTCGTGGTGCTGCAGGCGCGCTACCGCTCGTGTCCGCGTCAGCGCCCCTGACGCTTCTTGTACGGCTTCGGCTGGCCTTTCACGATCGGGGCGCGGCCCTTGCCCTTCGAGGCCTTCGCCTTGCCGCCGGCCTTCGCGGCGGGTTTCTCGGCGGGAGGGGGCGCCGCGGCGATCTCCCGCCTGGCCTCCTCGAGGAAGAGTGTTCCGACCTTGGTCAGCCGGGTTTCGCCGTGCCGCGTGACGAGCGGTTGCCCGATCTCGGTCTCGAGTTTCTCGATCGACGAGTAGAGGGAGGCGAGCGGGATGCCGAGGGCCTCTGCCGCCCGCGGGAAGTGCAATTCCTCGGCGACCGCGACGAAACGTCGAAGCAGGGTGATGTTCACGGGGCGCCTTTCGTCGGTTCGCGCGCATTGCGGCCGGTCTTCAGGCTACGTGAGCCAGGACTTCGACGGCACGGGGATCGAGCTGGTGAATCCATGGGGCGGATGACCCGTGCGGGTCACCGGTCGGATGTACGACGTGAATCGACGCACGCCGACGGCCCGCCCGCGAACGTGCGAGCGGTTCTGGTCGGTTACCGTTGCGACGAGCGGTGAGCGAGGGAGGGCGTCATGTCGTCGAGGTTCAGGATCGTGTTCTCGGCCGCCCAGGGCGCTGCCGACCTGTGGACGTACGGCGAGGACGCCCTGGTGGGCCGTGCAGAAGCGCTCGCCGACGACGAGCTGCCGGCGTTGTGGGCCCTGGCGGGGAGCTACTTCTCGCCCACTGCGGATCTTCCGCTGCACAGCAGCCTCTGGGCCGACAAAGCCCGCGCATTCGCGCTGATCACCTACTTCGAAGGTGCGCTTCGACCGCTCGCGAGAGAACGACGTCGACCGCGGAGCCGGATGCCGTCGCACCTCGCGAACGCCCAGCCCGTCCCGTCGACCTCCGAATGGATCGCACGAGCGCACGGGGCGTGATCACGACGCGACGGATGCTCCGGACAGGACGAGCGCCGGACACACCGCTCGTATCCCCGGCCTGCTCGGCCGCGACGCGGCCGAGGAAGCGTCCCGACGAGCGTCGCGGCCGGCGGTCGCCTGGTCCACCGGAGGCGGCCGCGGAACGGCGCCTGGCCGGGATGACCCGCCGCGACTCGCACCCGGCACGGAGACGGCCCTACACTTCGAGGTGCGAGTGCCCGCGTCGAGGGCGCGGCCGGTCGGCCGTTCTCGCGCTGGATGGGGGACGGGATGCGTCGGGGGACACCGCTGATCGCTGGAGTGGTCGCGCTCGCGATCGTGCTCGCCGGGGGACCCGCCGCGCACGCGGCCGTCGCAGAGGCGGGACCCGAACGCGCGGCTCGCGCCGCGCTGGGCGGCGGCGAAGCCACGGATGCTCCGGCGTCACCCTCGCCGGCACCGACCGAGTCGCCCGCTCCTGGCGAGTCATCCGCTCCTGGCGAGTCATCCGCGCCGGTCGAGACATCCGCTCCTGACGAGTCATCCGCGCCCGTCGAACCGACCGAACCGGTCGAAGCCACCAGGCCGCCTGCCGGGCCCGATGCGGTCCAGCCGCGGGCGCAGACCCAGGCCGGGCCCCAGGTCGAGCTGCAGGCGCAGACCGTGGTGACCCCGTTCCCGGGCGGCGCGCACCGGCTCGCGGGCGCCGACCGGTACGCCACCTCGGTGGAGATCTCGAAGCGGTTCGGCGCGAGCGTCCCGGTCGCCTACGTCGCGACCGGCGCGAACTTCCCGGATGCGCTCTCCGCAGCGGCGGCGGCGGCCAGCATCGGCGGGCCGCTCCTGCTCACGGGGCCCACGGCGTTGCCCGAGCTGGTCCGCGCCGAGCTCGTGCGGTTGAAGCCCACCGAGATCATCCTCGCCGGCGACGAGGCGAGTGTCGGCCCCGCCGTGTTCACCGCCCTCTCGGAGATCGCGCCGACCATCCGCCTCGGCGGTGCGAACCGGTTCGAGACCGCCGAGCTGCTGAACGCCGACGCGTTCCAGACCGCCGACCTGGCGTACATCGCCACCGGCTGGGGCTTCCCCGACGCGCTCGCGGCCTCAGCCGTGGCGGGCGCCCAGCGCGCACCCGTGTACCTCGTCGACGGGAACGCGGCGTCGGTGCGTGCCGAGACCCTCGCCGGACTGCACTCACTCGGCGTCAAGACCGTGCGGATCGCCGGCAGCACCCCCTCCGTGAGCGCCGGGATCGAGCAGCAGCTCGCGGCGTCGGGCTTCAGGGTGCACCGTGACGCCGGCGTCGACCGCTTCGAGACCGCGGTCGCGCTCAACGACGCCGTCTACGGCGGGCGCTC is a genomic window of Agromyces protaetiae containing:
- the glpX gene encoding class II fructose-bisphosphatase, with product MLSTDESLYLHPDRNIALELVRATEAAAIRSYPLIGKGDKLGADGAAVDAMRAFLGTVNFDGVVVIGEGEKDEAPMLFNGERVGNGKGPSCDIAVDPIDGTSLTAAGRQNALSVIAVADRGTMLDASSVFYMDKIVTDASGRGVVDIRKPIGENLRALAAAKGKDVGELRVAVLNRPRHEQLIADIREAGAGTRLISDGDVAGGINAARYESRIDMCVGIGGSPEGITTACAIKALGGFMQGRLAPKDDAERARGEAAGLDCDRVYELDDLVRSDNTFFVATGVTDGELVDGVRKKGPIIRTESIVLRGRSGTIRRVIADHLAEKWLDEADR
- a CDS encoding MFS transporter, whose protein sequence is MIDADRLPRALKPFASGQYRLLVGALAASLLSAGAWLVAAVWQVVELGGSPIDLSFVAVGSSLGLVLAVLIGGVVADRVPQRRILIVVEIVRGIAFAVAAVLAGTGVIEVWHIAALSFVFGLADGFFYPAYSAWLPAILPAEQLLAANGVEGVLRPAVMQAAGPAVASALIAIQAPWLAFAVVAVLQGVAVVVLALMRTTAVRRDLEGLDTHPVRQAFIDLRDGFSYLLKTRWLFATLVFSIVLVFLIMGPIEVLLPFAVKDQTGGGAGAFALALAAFGLGGAVGSLAVASRPLPRRYLTLMILAWGVGCVPLAIIGFTSWLWVMVIALFIVGVLFDGAQVVWGTLLQRRVPPSMLGRVSSLDFFVSLALMPISMAVAGPVGEAIGLAPAFLIAGLVPPVLAIVTLAVAKLGADELAHPLDSAPPDPTIVTGAEAAAGFQAPADEPHPPVEDR
- a CDS encoding VOC family protein; the protein is MVTMRDAFQGFSVDDVEAARRFYGEAIGLDVADEMGGLRLTLPSGQHVFVYPKDEHTPASFTILNFVVDDLDAAVDELNAAGVITKIYESPNDYGTDERGIMHGEAAGMGPDIAWFRDPAGNVLSVIKA
- the rmuC gene encoding DNA recombination protein RmuC, whose product is MEILLLVIGVVLGLAIGALGTWFVLSRRATEATAPAEPAEDPALVEARHLAEIAALQAAAAAEQADLRASHAAEQARLQADERRVQAELRAELASIEATAGGLREQIETARAQYREIVERQRDEIREREQREAAESKVLQALAPVKQTLTDMQSKVSALETQRHQQHGELSQQLKIAAENEERLRSTAESLASALRSNSTRGVWGETQLRSVVEAAGLLERVDFDTQHSITTDAGAGRPDMVIHLPGGKHIAVDAKVPFNAYLEASQIPVMATGAEGAERERLMKSHVKAVRDHITALGGKTYWAGLGASPEMVIAFIPSESLISSALEADPSLLEYAFAKRVALASPVTLWSVLKTVAFSWQQDVLTKEAKTLFDLSRELYSRLSTTAGQIEKLGRTIERSVKDYNAFVGSLETRVLPTARKLKALDETKVLATLEGIEESPRELAAYEFTAAAAVEPAAAGPDAAAEVEAEVDVEIEAEVEAEAEVDGFLLADIDPEIRSI
- a CDS encoding 3'-5' exonuclease encodes the protein MPVDFTAIDFETANSSGASACSVGLVKVRDGRVVDRAYWLLQPPFPHDEFNEWNVRIHGITRSMILDAPTWAEQLPAFREFAEEDWLVAHNAGFDMGVIAKTTEVFALEVPNHSYVCSLQVARKTYHLESYRLPVAAMAAGFEDFAHHNALDDALACAAIVSHAAKRHGAVDLAGLAKVTAVRVGALGPVARREQAAAHGPMALQ
- a CDS encoding class I SAM-dependent methyltransferase — translated: MTDAPDAPVVPDPSDPRTQQTARSFGGAASVYQASRPGYPVEAVAWLVGDAVTVLDLGAGTGKLTEALVALDRDVIAVDPVEEMLEELEVRVPGVPRILGVAEEIPLDDDSVDAVVAGQAWHWFQSERALPEIARVLRPGGTLGLVWNSRDSREGWVREAGELMHERYDASTTYASTVRVGPPFGRVEEHRVEWVQRMTRATFLDLVRSRSHYLTASPDDQRETIAAVETLLLTHPDLAGAAELAVPYVTHCFRSRLEG
- the ychF gene encoding redox-regulated ATPase YchF; amino-acid sequence: MALTIGIVGLPNVGKSTLFNALTKNQVLAANYPFATIEPNIGVVNLPDPRLETLAGIFGSERILPAAVSFVDIAGIVRGASEGEGLGNKFLANIREADAIAQVVRGFEDSDVVHVDGAVDPKSDMETINTELILADLETLERAIARYEKEVKGRKLDPSVLAAAKEALEALQAGTPLSAASVDLEPIKELGLLTAKPFIYVFNVDEAVLTDASRKAELAALVAPAEAVFLDAKIESELIDLDAADAAELLASTGQEESGLDQLARVGFDTLGLQTYLTAGPKESRAWTIPKGAKAPQAAGVIHTDFERGFIKAEVISFEDLVATGSVAEARAKGKARMEGKDYVMQDGDVVEFRFNV
- a CDS encoding Txe/YoeB family addiction module toxin, producing MLAQRFGNFEAVDDAIDDLAERESNSGDSQIPLARRALTEKVRRIEQAIGEGISEHRIHDHDSRLHNPRIVDVGSARELTSGEFVMPVHNVTSWSSASTCDLVLVLRDDPFEGVGKPEPLRHAPAEAWSRRIDEANRLVYVVNDAHLVVLQARYRSCPRQRP
- a CDS encoding LysR family transcriptional regulator translates to MNITLLRRFVAVAEELHFPRAAEALGIPLASLYSSIEKLETEIGQPLVTRHGETRLTKVGTLFLEEARREIAAAPPPAEKPAAKAGGKAKASKGKGRAPIVKGQPKPYKKRQGR